A genomic region of Papaver somniferum cultivar HN1 chromosome 7, ASM357369v1, whole genome shotgun sequence contains the following coding sequences:
- the LOC113295609 gene encoding uncharacterized protein LOC113295609: MTHMVNRKGIAPTHLFFSDDIMIFCKGNIKSLRNLVDLLGLYQRASGQTVSREKSKLYFGGGSLNRRATISAFLGMPIAIFPDRYLGVKVMPEAIKYHHVANVVEKIKEELAGWKGRMLSFQDRVVLVKSVLASYSIHNMAVYKWPRKFIHECEVAIQNFLWSGGSKVSRSFVVAYDKICAPYEEGGLGITQLSVTNRALLMGLWWKIRNSNKVWARFLRAKFFMRNAKLVHYVKSSILTAIADLLEDYALDCAILEGDMLNEGGWNLSEECRNNLLAAGFVEEDFPRTLNGVDRRVWKPNYTGSFTVSSAKSLIRKKYAKLVGPNLLWRPTVHPALAARNGKY, translated from the exons ATGACTCATATGGTTAATAGAAAAGGTATTGCTCCTACCCATCTCTTTTTttctgatgacattatgattttctGTAAAGGGAACATTAAGAGTTTGAGAAATCTGGTGGATTTGTTGGGTTTATATCAACGTGCTTCGGGTCAAACAGTAAGTCGAGAGAAGAGTAAACTATATTTTGGTGGTGGTTCTTTGAATAGGAGAGCTACTATTTCTGCTTTTCTGGGGATGCCTATTGCTATTTTTCCAGATAGGTATTTAGGGGTTAAGGTTATGCCTGAAGCCATTAAATATCATCATGTAGCCAATGTTGttgagaagatcaaagaagaaCTTGCAGGTTGGAAGGGAAGgatgctttcttttcaagatagagtggTGTTGGTAAAATCTGTGTTAGCTAGTTATTCGATTCATAATATGGCTGTTTATAAGTGGCCAAGAAAATTTATTCATGAGTGTGAAGTTGCAATTCAGAATTTTTTATGGTCTGGTGGTTCAAAAGTGAGTAGGTCTTTTGTTGTGGCTTATGACAAGATTTGTGCTCCTTATGAGGAAGGTGGTTTGGGTATAACTCAATTGAGTGTTACGAATAGAGCGCTTCTTATGGGTCTTTGGTGGAAAATTCGTAACTCTAATAAGGTTTGGGCTCGTTTTCTTCGAGCCAAATTTTTCATGAGGAATGCTAAGTTGGTTCATtatgtgaaatcttctattcttacAG CTATTGCTGATTTACTTGAAGATTATGCTTTGGATTGTGCTATTTTGGAAGGTGATATGCTGAATGAAGGAGGCTGGAATTTGAGTGAAGAATGTCGGAATAATTTGCTAGCTGCTGGTTTCGTTGAAGAGGATTTTCCTAGGACTTTGAATGGTGTTGATCGCAGGGTTTGGAAGCCCAATTACACAGGTAGTTTTACTGTCAGTTCTGCGAAATCCTTAATTCGCAAGAAGTATGCTAAGCTGGTAGGACCAAATTTGTTATGGAGGCCGACTGTGCACCCTGCCTTGGCTGCGAGGAACGGAAaatactaa